In Methanosphaera sp. ISO3-F5, a genomic segment contains:
- a CDS encoding DsbA family oxidoreductase, which translates to MKISYWIDYNCPYCYIGINRLNKAINELKLNDVKMDIHSFELDPNAPTTANTTTLERFAEKYNLSKTDAQKEIDKITKWANEDNLNIKYETTKFTNTRDAHRLTKLAILSNNQSIINKFSNLLYEAYFVENLELANKDVLLDLSIKAGLEKEEVQNVLDSDKFDKEVELDERVAVDTGIRGVPYFIFNNRHAVPGALPTSEFINVLRKIKFEEDIAKEYAAKQ; encoded by the coding sequence ATGAAAATATCATACTGGATTGACTACAACTGCCCCTACTGTTATATTGGAATTAACAGATTAAACAAAGCCATAAATGAATTAAAACTAAATGATGTGAAAATGGATATTCATTCCTTTGAATTAGATCCAAATGCACCAACAACTGCCAATACCACAACATTAGAAAGATTTGCAGAGAAATATAATCTAAGCAAAACAGATGCACAAAAAGAAATAGATAAAATTACAAAATGGGCTAATGAAGATAATTTAAACATAAAATACGAGACAACAAAATTTACTAATACCCGTGATGCACACCGTTTAACCAAACTCGCAATACTGAGCAATAACCAAAGTATCATAAATAAATTCAGCAACTTATTATACGAAGCATATTTTGTTGAAAATTTAGAACTAGCTAATAAGGACGTTCTCCTAGATCTCAGTATTAAAGCAGGTTTAGAAAAAGAGGAAGTTCAGAATGTTCTTGATTCTGATAAATTTGATAAAGAAGTAGAACTTGATGAGAGAGTTGCAGTTGATACAGGTATAAGAGGAGTTCCTTACTTCATTTTCAATAATAGACATGCAGTACCTGGAGCATTACCAACCAGCGAATTTATTAATGTTCTTAGAAAAATTAAATTTGAAGAAGATATTGCTAAAGAATATGCTGCTAAACAATGA
- a CDS encoding cation:proton antiporter, whose translation MDLILLQSISVILITAVIILLIFNKLKLPSMIGLFLTGIILGQLINSTDIITEIAELGVIFLLFIIGLEFSIEKFSAIKKYALLGGLLQVVLTTAIVTILSLTSSIPWNEAIFIGFLVCFSSTAIVMKLIQKLHLTHTIQGRVTLGILIFQDIAVIVVLLLTPLLGGQNIDLSTLPSTILQLIILTAILLAGALWIVPRALHEAAHTKNRDLYMLLVLFICLGTTFSTSFLGISPELGAFIAGLIISNTEYSHQTLGYIQPFQDVFMSIFLISIGLMINVEYFIYNIVLIIILAVIVLLVKFIATFITGYVLKLPVRTIISISILLSQIGEFSFVLAGEGMKYGLINTEMFTTFLAVSIITMSATPFLQKTTPKIVELFKKISFFQVDEELTQIKHEEHYEEELEDHVIIVGFGVNGKNMARACEHYSIPYIIVDMNPLIVKKEKSLGIPIIYGNASNESVLKELKITSAKCIVIATNTYDSTHKTVDSARRLNPDVHIIVRTRYVKNVDELYELGADEVIPEEFETSIVMFSRVMDYYNKDVDEILDTIDTLRSDNYNTFRCVSPEEITAKLNERITDLNVESIYVTEEKQLDEYDFADYDLTVTSIIRNNKTLIGFSPNFPLEIDDLILFTGNEENIEKFINQVYSE comes from the coding sequence ATGGATTTAATTTTATTACAAAGCATATCAGTTATTTTAATAACAGCTGTCATAATCCTATTAATATTTAATAAACTCAAACTACCCTCAATGATTGGTCTTTTTTTAACAGGAATTATTTTAGGACAACTAATTAATTCCACAGATATAATCACAGAAATAGCCGAGTTGGGAGTAATATTCCTTCTATTTATTATAGGATTAGAATTTTCAATAGAAAAATTTTCAGCTATTAAAAAATATGCACTACTTGGAGGTTTATTGCAAGTAGTCCTTACAACTGCAATAGTCACAATATTATCTCTAACTTCAAGCATCCCATGGAATGAAGCAATATTCATAGGTTTTCTTGTATGTTTCAGCAGTACTGCAATTGTTATGAAACTTATACAAAAACTTCATCTGACACATACAATACAAGGAAGAGTAACTCTGGGTATTCTCATATTCCAAGACATAGCAGTTATTGTAGTTTTATTATTAACACCACTTCTTGGTGGTCAAAATATTGATCTGAGTACACTACCATCCACAATTCTGCAATTAATTATCTTAACTGCTATTTTACTTGCAGGAGCGTTATGGATAGTTCCAAGAGCATTACATGAAGCAGCCCATACTAAAAATAGAGATTTGTATATGCTTTTAGTTTTGTTCATATGTCTAGGTACAACATTTTCAACTTCATTCCTAGGAATTTCACCGGAACTAGGAGCATTCATTGCAGGTCTGATTATTTCAAATACAGAGTACAGTCATCAAACATTAGGATACATTCAACCATTTCAAGATGTATTCATGAGCATATTCCTAATATCAATAGGTTTAATGATTAATGTAGAATATTTCATTTACAATATTGTATTAATAATCATTTTAGCAGTAATAGTACTATTAGTAAAATTTATTGCCACATTCATAACAGGTTATGTTCTAAAACTACCTGTACGTACAATCATATCAATTTCAATCCTTTTAAGTCAAATAGGAGAATTTTCATTCGTACTTGCAGGGGAAGGTATGAAATATGGTTTAATAAACACTGAAATGTTCACAACATTTCTGGCAGTGAGTATAATTACAATGTCTGCAACACCATTCTTACAAAAAACTACCCCGAAAATAGTGGAATTATTTAAGAAAATATCCTTTTTCCAGGTAGATGAAGAATTAACACAGATAAAACATGAAGAACATTATGAGGAAGAATTAGAGGATCATGTTATAATAGTAGGTTTTGGTGTAAATGGTAAAAATATGGCTCGAGCATGTGAACATTATAGTATACCATACATAATTGTAGACATGAATCCTCTGATTGTTAAAAAAGAAAAATCGTTAGGTATTCCTATAATATATGGAAATGCTTCTAATGAAAGTGTTCTTAAAGAATTGAAGATTACTTCTGCAAAATGTATAGTTATAGCTACAAATACTTATGATTCTACTCATAAAACTGTTGATTCTGCGCGTAGGTTAAATCCTGATGTTCATATTATTGTCCGTACAAGATATGTTAAAAATGTTGATGAATTATATGAACTTGGTGCTGATGAAGTTATTCCGGAAGAGTTTGAAACCAGTATTGTCATGTTTAGTAGAGTTATGGATTATTATAATAAGGATGTTGATGAAATACTTGATACTATTGATACTTTACGTTCTGATAATTATAATACGTTCAGATGTGTTTCACCTGAAGAGATTACTGCAAAGCTTAATGAAAGAATCACTGATTTGAATGTTGAATCAATATATGTTACCGAAGAAAAACAATTGGATGAATATGACTTTGCTGATTATGATTTAACTGTAACTTCAATCATTCGGAACAATAAGACATTAATCGGATTTAGTCCTAATTTCCCATTAGAAATAGATGATCTTATATTATTTACGGGAAATGAAGAAAATATTGAAAAATTTATAAATCAGGTTTATAGTGAATAA
- a CDS encoding winged helix-turn-helix domain-containing protein has protein sequence MKKIIQWILLGTKGSDNRIKIIKKIKEKPYNINQLSKELNLNYRTVKHHLTKLKELNIVESYGEKYGKLYFLSDFMSEHYDEFTELIGRIEPNKMIMA, from the coding sequence ATGAAAAAGATTATACAATGGATCTTATTAGGAACTAAAGGTTCGGATAATAGGATTAAAATAATTAAAAAAATTAAGGAAAAACCATATAACATAAATCAATTATCAAAAGAATTGAATTTAAATTATAGGACAGTGAAACATCACCTTACTAAATTAAAAGAATTAAATATAGTGGAGTCTTATGGAGAGAAATATGGTAAACTATATTTCTTATCGGATTTCATGAGTGAACATTATGATGAATTCACTGAATTGATAGGACGAATTGAACCAAATAAAATGATAATGGCATGA
- a CDS encoding sugar O-acetyltransferase — protein sequence MMTELEKLKAGLDYCYDDEVIIAIKENALMQCQKYNNIDPLDNQEREKQLNAMLGSVGENVLIERFFNCDNGKNIFVGNNFFANYNLTILDVTEVHMGNDVMIGPNTLITTVGHPISPKDRRKHLEKASPIVIGDDVWIGGNVTILPGVSIGSNVVIGAGAVVNKDIPDNSLAVGVPARVIKEIENDLE from the coding sequence ATGATGACAGAACTAGAAAAACTAAAAGCAGGTTTAGATTATTGTTATGATGATGAAGTAATTATTGCAATCAAGGAAAATGCATTAATGCAATGTCAAAAATATAATAATATTGACCCTCTAGATAATCAGGAACGTGAAAAGCAATTAAATGCAATGTTGGGCTCTGTTGGAGAAAATGTTCTTATTGAACGATTTTTTAATTGTGATAATGGAAAAAACATTTTCGTTGGAAATAATTTCTTTGCAAATTATAATTTAACCATATTGGATGTAACTGAAGTTCATATGGGAAATGATGTTATGATTGGTCCAAATACTTTAATAACAACTGTTGGTCATCCTATAAGTCCTAAAGACAGGCGTAAACATTTAGAAAAAGCTTCTCCTATTGTTATTGGGGATGATGTTTGGATTGGTGGGAATGTAACAATTCTTCCTGGAGTTTCTATAGGCAGCAATGTTGTTATTGGGGCAGGAGCAGTTGTTAATAAGGATATCCCTGATAATTCTTTAGCTGTTGGTGTTCCAGCAAGAGTTATTAAAGAAATTGAAAATGATTTAGAATAA
- a CDS encoding PepSY domain-containing protein — protein sequence MDSKIILAVLIVALIGIVAATYQGETGNVMNSLANVATEDSQAAESVTDLAKAGSDGSNSVQVDESIVQPDSSVNTKVDTTPKSSNDNQHSQTPVSSSSSSNTGNTESNPGSNSNGNGNSGNNGNNGNNEKPSNTPINTNPQQNGSTNNNQNNPGQQSGISEAQAMSIAKNSLPNGVTSDYQKVSETTIDGKKYYEVNLYKNGDIIAYSEIDSSNGNVTGGAMRGEAPTV from the coding sequence ATGGATTCAAAAATAATATTAGCAGTACTTATTGTAGCTTTAATAGGTATTGTAGCTGCAACATATCAAGGTGAAACCGGAAATGTTATGAATTCATTAGCTAATGTGGCTACTGAAGATTCACAAGCAGCAGAAAGTGTAACAGACCTTGCAAAAGCAGGCAGTGATGGATCAAATTCAGTGCAGGTGGATGAAAGTATAGTACAACCAGATTCCAGTGTTAATACAAAAGTGGATACAACACCAAAATCATCCAATGACAACCAACATTCACAAACACCTGTATCCAGTAGTTCTTCAAGCAATACTGGAAACACTGAAAGTAATCCTGGAAGCAACAGTAACGGTAATGGTAACAGTGGAAACAACGGAAACAATGGAAACAATGAAAAACCATCAAATACTCCTATAAATACAAATCCACAACAAAATGGTTCTACTAACAACAATCAGAACAATCCAGGCCAACAATCCGGAATCTCTGAAGCTCAAGCAATGTCCATTGCAAAAAATAGTTTACCAAATGGTGTAACCAGTGATTACCAAAAAGTTTCTGAAACTACCATAGATGGTAAAAAATACTATGAAGTAAACCTATACAAAAATGGTGACATTATAGCATATTCAGAGATTGATTCATCAAATGGTAACGTAACTGGTGGAGCTATGAGAGGCGAAGCACCAACAGTTTAA